The following coding sequences are from one Rathayibacter sp. SW19 window:
- a CDS encoding VOC family protein, which produces MTTSTITPTLTSLQTGHVALNVSELERSKAFYQRLLGLSIAREGTDEGRRWVFLGRDGRLVLTLFQQSSGRFSTSTPGLHHLSFQVENMDQVRAAEVIAHELNAPFFHDSIVAHSEGSNSGGIFFADPDGIRLEIFAPSGAEESPAPSGEAPTCGFF; this is translated from the coding sequence ATGACCACATCCACCATCACCCCTACGCTCACGTCGTTGCAGACGGGTCACGTCGCGCTGAACGTCTCCGAGCTCGAGCGTTCGAAGGCCTTCTATCAGCGCCTGCTTGGGCTGAGCATCGCCAGGGAAGGCACAGACGAGGGCCGACGCTGGGTTTTCCTGGGCCGTGACGGTCGATTGGTGCTCACGCTCTTCCAGCAGAGCTCCGGGCGATTCAGTACGTCGACACCTGGCCTGCACCACCTGTCCTTCCAGGTGGAGAACATGGATCAGGTTCGCGCCGCCGAGGTGATCGCCCATGAATTGAATGCCCCGTTCTTCCACGACAGCATCGTGGCTCACTCGGAAGGGTCCAACTCCGGTGGCATCTTCTTCGCCGACCCCGACGGCATCCGGCTGGAGATCTTCGCCCCAAGCGGCGCAGAGGAAAGTCCCGCGCCCAGCGGTGAAGCACCGACCTGTGGATTCTTCTGA
- a CDS encoding pyridoxamine 5'-phosphate oxidase family protein has translation MSEVFHSGELAVQERAGRSSGAVIRKSIPEIAADFLVTRPAVVIAGHDRDARMWATMLTGTPGFMQAPDPRIMVVHAMPLPSDPLAPLVARGGETGTILWDSHGRMRVNGLLEPRSDGFAIDTAQVYSNCGRYISRRQPLPEPDREPGRTFETESTVETGTTLSAAQMEMIGAADTFFIGTSHPDGPADASHRGGNPGFVVVDSPQTLRWPDYNGNAMFMTLGNITLNPRVGLLFPDWATGGLLQVSGRARVNWDPAAAATLPGAERIVELTVDAVQQTRRALRTSWSPATLSRYNPRSRSSG, from the coding sequence ATGAGTGAGGTATTCCATTCCGGCGAACTGGCCGTGCAAGAGCGCGCCGGAAGGAGTTCTGGCGCGGTCATTCGCAAGTCGATTCCCGAAATCGCCGCGGATTTCCTGGTCACACGGCCTGCCGTCGTGATCGCCGGCCATGACCGCGACGCGCGGATGTGGGCGACCATGCTCACCGGTACGCCTGGATTCATGCAGGCGCCAGACCCGCGCATCATGGTCGTGCACGCAATGCCGCTGCCCAGCGACCCGCTTGCGCCACTGGTCGCGCGGGGTGGCGAGACCGGTACGATCCTGTGGGATAGCCACGGCAGGATGCGCGTGAACGGGCTTCTGGAGCCGCGATCCGACGGCTTCGCCATCGACACGGCGCAGGTGTACTCGAACTGTGGGCGCTATATCTCCCGTCGACAGCCGTTGCCGGAACCGGACCGCGAACCGGGCCGCACTTTCGAGACCGAAAGCACCGTCGAGACGGGCACCACATTGTCGGCCGCCCAGATGGAGATGATCGGCGCGGCTGACACGTTCTTCATCGGCACGTCGCATCCGGATGGCCCGGCTGACGCCTCACACCGAGGCGGCAATCCGGGATTCGTTGTGGTGGACTCCCCCCAGACGCTCCGCTGGCCGGACTACAACGGCAACGCGATGTTCATGACGTTGGGCAACATCACGCTCAACCCCCGCGTGGGTCTGCTCTTTCCCGATTGGGCCACGGGCGGGCTGCTGCAGGTGTCGGGGCGGGCGCGCGTGAACTGGGACCCGGCCGCAGCAGCGACGCTCCCCGGGGCCGAGCGCATCGTCGAGCTGACCGTCGACGCGGTGCAGCAGACTCGGCGCGCGCTGCGCACCAGCTGGAGTCCTGCGACGCTCAGTCGCTACAACCCGAGGTCGCGCAGTTCTGGGTGA
- a CDS encoding nuclear transport factor 2 family protein translates to MEESRPPLPPFTRESAIEKVRLAENAWNTRDAERVAGGYSIDSRWRNRDQFVVGRPAIIEFLRGKWERELDYRLIKEMWLFGDNRIAVRFAYESHDASGQWFRSFGNEYWEFNPDGRMLVRHASINDVPIAESERKYHWDASGPRPKDHPELRDLGL, encoded by the coding sequence ATGGAAGAGTCACGTCCGCCACTGCCGCCTTTCACTCGCGAGAGCGCGATCGAGAAGGTGCGCCTTGCTGAGAACGCTTGGAACACGCGCGATGCGGAGCGTGTTGCCGGGGGCTATTCGATCGACAGTCGGTGGCGCAATCGTGATCAGTTCGTCGTCGGCAGGCCCGCGATCATCGAGTTCCTGCGCGGTAAGTGGGAGCGCGAACTCGACTACCGGCTGATCAAAGAGATGTGGTTGTTTGGCGACAATCGCATCGCCGTGCGGTTCGCCTATGAGTCGCACGACGCGTCCGGGCAGTGGTTCCGCTCATTCGGCAACGAGTACTGGGAGTTCAACCCGGACGGCCGGATGCTGGTGCGGCATGCCAGCATCAACGACGTTCCGATCGCTGAGTCGGAGCGCAAATACCACTGGGATGCTTCCGGCCCGCGCCCGAAGGATCACCCAGAACTGCGCGACCTCGGGTTGTAG
- the sufU gene encoding Fe-S cluster assembly sulfur transfer protein SufU, producing MTDTSTTALYQQVIMDHARERHGAGLQDTAAATAHQINPTCGDEVTVQVHLNATGEAIESLSWDGMGCSISQASVSMLHDLVPGMTTGDVTTRIAAFRAMIHSQGADEGDPELLGDAVALSGVSRYVARVKCAMLGWVALEGALGELSA from the coding sequence GTGACCGATACCAGCACGACTGCCCTTTACCAGCAGGTCATCATGGATCACGCCCGCGAGCGCCACGGCGCCGGGCTGCAGGACACAGCTGCGGCAACTGCCCACCAAATCAACCCGACGTGCGGTGACGAAGTCACCGTGCAGGTGCACCTCAATGCCACGGGCGAGGCAATCGAATCGCTGAGCTGGGATGGCATGGGCTGCTCGATCTCGCAAGCATCCGTTTCCATGCTCCACGACCTTGTTCCCGGCATGACCACAGGCGACGTCACGACGCGCATCGCGGCCTTCCGTGCGATGATCCATTCGCAGGGAGCCGACGAGGGCGACCCGGAGTTACTCGGTGACGCCGTCGCACTGAGCGGCGTCTCGCGCTACGTCGCGCGGGTCAAGTGCGCCATGCTCGGCTGGGTCGCCCTGGAAGGGGCATTGGGCGAGCTCAGCGCATGA
- a CDS encoding nucleotidyltransferase family protein, with protein MTDAIGLLLAAGAGRRMGLPKALVEGADGLPWAVSAARTLSNGGCAEVVIVIGAAAPAVRALLADEPVTIVEASDWEEGMGASLRAALGAIATRHAAAALVHLVDLPDVGAEVIRRVLSHAEPGVLARASYRAGGKTGAKAGAKIGARARGGAGDPARGHPVLLGRDHWAAIAAECSGDHGARAYLARHDVLEVDCSDLAGGADVDTRADDDVDARSPILPKLGQ; from the coding sequence ATGACGGATGCGATCGGGCTGCTGCTGGCTGCGGGCGCCGGTCGGCGCATGGGGCTGCCCAAAGCACTCGTCGAGGGTGCAGACGGACTCCCGTGGGCAGTCAGCGCCGCCCGAACCCTGTCGAACGGCGGATGCGCCGAGGTGGTCATTGTGATCGGTGCAGCCGCGCCCGCTGTGCGTGCGCTGCTGGCCGACGAGCCGGTGACCATTGTCGAAGCATCCGATTGGGAAGAGGGGATGGGTGCATCGCTGCGCGCAGCGCTCGGCGCCATCGCCACACGCCACGCTGCCGCGGCACTCGTTCACCTGGTCGATCTGCCGGATGTCGGAGCTGAGGTCATCCGCCGCGTCCTCAGCCACGCGGAACCCGGCGTCCTGGCGCGCGCGTCATACCGAGCCGGCGGCAAAACCGGCGCCAAAGCCGGCGCCAAAATCGGTGCACGGGCTCGCGGCGGTGCCGGCGATCCTGCACGAGGGCATCCGGTGTTGCTGGGCAGAGATCACTGGGCCGCGATCGCCGCCGAATGCTCCGGCGACCACGGTGCGCGCGCCTACCTGGCGCGCCACGACGTGCTCGAGGTCGACTGCTCTGACCTTGCCGGCGGAGCCGACGTCGACACGCGTGCCGATGATGACGTGGATGCCCGCAGCCCGATCCTTCCTAAGCTGGGGCAATGA
- a CDS encoding AAA family ATPase, whose amino-acid sequence MSTAAMNAGATSTVATSTVASAQDVSTRLRSVGYLADEGLATVTYLALAMQRPLLLEGEPGTGKTALAEALSQSLDIPLIRLQCYEGIDSTQALYDWDFTRQILHLRTVEAAGAAQDGTTLDTAALEQSLFDERFLLARPILRALREAPVVLLVDEIDRADDEFEAFLLEVLSTNQVTIPELGTITAAVPPIVVLTSNRTRELHDALKRRCLYHWIEHPGLAREVEILRTRLPEVDERLAEQVATIVQELRLRGEMLKPPGVAETLDWARALHQLGVSELDLESAAATIGAVCKYREDTERVRSALDTMLTV is encoded by the coding sequence ATGAGCACTGCAGCAATGAACGCGGGAGCAACAAGCACCGTAGCAACAAGCACCGTAGCTTCAGCCCAGGACGTCAGCACTCGCCTGCGATCCGTCGGCTACCTGGCCGACGAAGGGCTCGCCACCGTTACCTATCTCGCGTTGGCAATGCAGCGACCCCTGCTGCTGGAAGGCGAGCCCGGCACCGGCAAGACCGCGCTGGCCGAAGCGCTGTCGCAATCGCTGGACATTCCGCTGATCCGCCTGCAGTGCTACGAGGGCATCGACTCGACGCAGGCGCTCTACGACTGGGATTTCACCCGTCAGATCCTGCACCTTCGCACCGTCGAGGCGGCCGGTGCCGCACAGGACGGCACCACATTGGATACCGCAGCACTCGAACAATCACTGTTCGACGAGCGTTTCCTGTTGGCGCGCCCCATCCTGCGCGCTCTGCGTGAGGCTCCCGTCGTGTTGCTCGTCGATGAGATCGACCGTGCCGACGACGAGTTCGAAGCGTTCCTGCTCGAGGTGCTGTCGACGAATCAGGTGACAATTCCAGAACTCGGTACGATCACCGCGGCCGTGCCGCCCATCGTCGTGCTGACCTCCAATCGCACGCGCGAACTGCACGACGCGCTCAAACGCCGCTGCCTCTATCACTGGATCGAGCATCCGGGCTTGGCTCGCGAGGTCGAGATACTCCGAACCCGGCTTCCCGAAGTGGACGAGCGGCTGGCAGAGCAGGTCGCCACCATCGTGCAGGAGCTGCGGCTGCGCGGTGAAATGCTGAAGCCCCCCGGGGTCGCCGAAACCCTCGACTGGGCACGCGCCCTGCACCAACTCGGCGTGAGTGAACTCGACCTTGAATCGGCCGCGGCCACCATCGGCGCGGTCTGCAAGTACCGCGAAGACACCGAGCGCGTGCGATCGGCGCTGGATACCATGCTGACGGTCTGA
- a CDS encoding vWA domain-containing protein, with translation MNDPPTDVSALTGATDATGAADATGATAAMSATDATDATDVTDAVGAEHDISAMFIGFTHALRAAGLAVGPDRTQAFLDASTRLNAGRRSHVYWAGRATLCAGPDDTVVYDKTFEHWFSEHSNRTGTPRPAPRTVTQADVGGDDTAGEEGEDHLIAVLASGEETLRHRDIASLTASDRARLARLFASLPVRIPQRRSVRRRPSRRGAIDAAKTVREQLRHAGEPGRLRYRRATTRPRRIVFLIDISGSMEPYADSLLRLAHRVVAAAPRSTEVFTLGTKLTRITVPLRLHDVEKALLLAGEAIPDWSGGTRLGEGLREFLNQWGQRGLARAAVAVIASDGWEVGDPALLGEQMQRLHRLARVVLWSNPHRGKAGYAPVQGGIVAALPSLDGLVAGHSLAAFAELLELIANA, from the coding sequence ATGAATGATCCACCAACAGACGTATCGGCACTGACCGGCGCAACCGATGCGACCGGCGCAGCCGATGCGACTGGCGCAACCGCTGCGATGAGCGCAACCGATGCGACGGATGCAACCGATGTGACGGATGCCGTCGGCGCCGAACACGACATCTCGGCGATGTTCATCGGATTCACCCACGCGCTGCGCGCGGCAGGCCTGGCCGTTGGACCCGACCGCACGCAGGCGTTTCTTGATGCCTCGACCCGGCTGAACGCAGGGCGCCGCAGCCACGTCTACTGGGCGGGCCGCGCCACGCTGTGCGCCGGCCCAGACGACACGGTGGTGTACGACAAGACCTTCGAGCACTGGTTTTCCGAGCACTCGAACCGCACCGGCACGCCGAGGCCCGCCCCGCGAACCGTCACACAGGCCGACGTCGGCGGAGACGACACCGCCGGCGAGGAGGGCGAGGACCATCTGATCGCCGTGCTGGCCAGCGGGGAAGAAACTCTGCGGCATCGCGACATCGCGAGCTTGACGGCATCCGATCGGGCGCGGCTTGCCCGGCTGTTCGCATCGCTGCCGGTGCGGATTCCGCAGCGCCGCAGCGTGCGTCGGCGGCCGTCGCGCCGGGGAGCTATCGATGCGGCCAAGACCGTGCGCGAACAGTTGCGCCACGCAGGAGAACCCGGCCGGCTTCGCTACCGCCGCGCGACAACCAGGCCGCGACGCATCGTGTTTCTGATTGACATTTCCGGCTCGATGGAGCCGTACGCCGACAGCCTGCTCCGGCTCGCGCATCGCGTCGTCGCCGCGGCTCCGCGCAGCACAGAAGTGTTCACGCTCGGAACCAAACTCACCAGGATCACGGTGCCGCTGCGCCTGCACGACGTCGAGAAAGCGCTGCTCTTGGCCGGCGAGGCGATCCCGGACTGGTCAGGCGGAACCCGGCTCGGCGAGGGGTTGCGCGAGTTCCTGAACCAATGGGGGCAGCGCGGCCTTGCGCGCGCGGCGGTCGCCGTGATCGCCAGTGACGGTTGGGAGGTGGGCGACCCCGCATTGCTTGGCGAACAGATGCAACGCCTGCATCGGCTGGCTCGCGTGGTGCTCTGGTCCAACCCGCATCGCGGCAAAGCGGGATATGCTCCGGTGCAAGGCGGCATCGTTGCCGCGCTTCCTTCCCTGGATGGGCTCGTGGCTGGTCATTCGCTGGCCGCGTTCGCTGAACTCTTGGAGTTGATAGCCAATGCGTGA
- a CDS encoding XdhC family protein: MREVLGELLASWDAGEVVGIGTVVHTIRSAPRPPGASMLVTEDGTVSGSVSGGCVEGALYELCRTVAASGQPVLQRYGFSDDDAFAVGLTCGGIIDVFVEPFSRTSFPDLDEVAADITAGRPVAIATIIEHPDATLVGKRLIVRPETASGTLGTTRIDEAVTDDVRGLLAAGSTAVLTYGAQGERMDTGMRVFVASFQPKPRMIVFGAIDFAAAVAKQGAILGFHVTVCDARPVFATKARFPNADEVVVSWPHQYLKKQIDEGRIDTRTVICVLTHDPKFDVPVLDLALRLEGTQAPAYIGAMGSRKTHEDRLVRLVEAGLGPEELARLTSPIGLDLGGRTPEETAVSVAAQIIGLRWGGTNVPLSETDRRVHQGADG; the protein is encoded by the coding sequence ATGCGTGAGGTATTGGGCGAGCTGCTCGCGTCGTGGGACGCCGGCGAAGTCGTCGGGATCGGCACTGTCGTGCACACGATCCGATCGGCGCCCCGGCCGCCGGGTGCGTCGATGCTCGTCACAGAGGATGGCACGGTCTCCGGCTCCGTGTCGGGCGGATGCGTCGAAGGCGCGCTCTACGAGTTGTGCCGCACGGTTGCGGCATCCGGCCAGCCGGTGCTGCAGCGTTACGGATTCAGCGACGACGACGCCTTCGCCGTCGGACTGACCTGCGGCGGCATCATCGACGTGTTCGTCGAGCCGTTCTCGCGCACGTCGTTCCCGGACCTCGATGAGGTCGCCGCCGACATCACCGCCGGCCGACCGGTCGCGATTGCGACGATCATCGAGCATCCGGATGCGACGCTCGTCGGCAAGCGCCTCATCGTGCGTCCAGAGACGGCGAGCGGCACGCTCGGCACCACACGCATCGACGAAGCCGTCACAGATGACGTGCGCGGCCTGCTCGCCGCAGGCTCGACGGCCGTGCTAACGTATGGAGCACAGGGCGAGCGCATGGACACCGGTATGCGTGTGTTTGTCGCATCGTTCCAACCCAAGCCGCGGATGATCGTGTTCGGCGCGATCGACTTCGCCGCTGCCGTGGCAAAACAGGGTGCGATTCTGGGCTTCCACGTGACCGTGTGCGATGCGCGGCCCGTATTCGCGACCAAGGCCCGGTTCCCCAACGCGGACGAAGTCGTCGTGTCGTGGCCGCATCAGTATCTGAAGAAGCAGATCGATGAGGGCAGGATCGACACCCGGACGGTGATCTGCGTACTGACCCACGATCCGAAGTTCGATGTTCCGGTGCTTGACCTCGCCTTGCGGCTGGAGGGCACGCAAGCCCCGGCCTATATCGGCGCAATGGGTTCGCGAAAGACGCACGAGGACCGACTGGTACGCCTGGTCGAAGCGGGGCTCGGCCCTGAGGAGCTTGCCCGATTGACCAGCCCGATCGGACTCGATCTCGGCGGACGCACGCCGGAGGAGACCGCGGTCTCAGTCGCAGCGCAGATCATCGGCCTGCGCTGGGGCGGAACGAACGTGCCGCTCAGCGAAACCGATCGACGGGTACATCAGGGCGCTGACGGCTGA
- a CDS encoding (2Fe-2S)-binding protein: MARRTITVTVDGMSYTDDVEPRMLLVQYLREVVGKTGTLIGCDTSNCGACTVHFDGVSVKSCTMLAVQADGHEITTIEGIARDGELHPMQTAFHENHALQCGFCTPGMIMESIDLLNEHPNPDEQTIREGLEGNLCRCTGYHNIVKAVQAAAKVDLGATIPVGEPVGASK, encoded by the coding sequence ATGGCGCGAAGAACCATCACGGTAACAGTCGATGGGATGTCATACACAGACGATGTCGAGCCGCGAATGTTGCTGGTGCAATATCTTCGCGAGGTCGTCGGCAAGACAGGCACATTGATCGGGTGTGATACCAGCAACTGCGGAGCCTGCACGGTGCATTTCGACGGCGTCAGCGTCAAGTCGTGCACCATGCTCGCCGTTCAGGCTGACGGACATGAGATCACGACCATCGAGGGCATTGCACGCGATGGCGAGCTTCACCCGATGCAGACGGCGTTCCATGAGAACCACGCGCTGCAGTGCGGGTTCTGCACGCCCGGCATGATCATGGAGTCGATCGATCTGCTGAACGAGCATCCGAACCCCGACGAGCAGACGATCCGAGAGGGCCTCGAAGGTAACCTCTGCCGGTGTACCGGATATCACAACATCGTGAAGGCCGTGCAGGCTGCTGCTAAGGTCGACCTCGGTGCCACAATCCCGGTCGGCGAACCGGTTGGAGCCTCGAAATGA
- a CDS encoding xanthine dehydrogenase family protein molybdopterin-binding subunit, which translates to MTITEIGAPRTRKEDQRLITGRSRYTDNMVLPGMLHIALLRSPFAHANITSLNVDEAKKAPGVVMVLTGKDVAAEQGSIPSAWPVTPDQKAVPYLPIAIDRVAFAGEIVACVIARTAAQARDALDVIDVDYDELPVVLDLEEAFTDEVLAQPELGTNLSAKWVFDSAAAGTGSDVAAALADSDVVLERTYYQQRLIPAFMEPRSTVVDPTGEQITMWSATQVPHILKLMISLALGIPESKVRVIAPDVGGGFGGKLAVTTEEFITLLAARHTGKPCKYTETRTESLMGAHHGRAQVQRVKIAATKEGVVTGLSVNLLADMGAYQSLIGGGIPILGAFMFNAIYKFPAYRFECNNLFTNKVVTGAYRGAGRPEATFAIERIMDDLAVELNMDPIELRRKNWIKHEEFPFTTVAGLEYDSGNYEAATDKALELFGYDALRAEQHARREAGDTVQLGIGVSTYTEMCGLAPSRVLGSLDYAAGGWEHAQIRVLATGAVEVVTGISPHGQGHETSYSQIVADRLGVPFDNVEILHGDTQVAQKGMDTYGSRSLVVGGMAVVAAADKVIEKAKTVAAHLLEANRDDIEFTAGRFGVKGTDAGMTLGEIAFAVFSAHNMPDGFEPSLDSDATFDPVNFNFPHGTHLAAIEVDTETGEVKLRSYVCVDDIGNVINPLLVDGQVHGGLAQGISQALFEEAVYDDSGTLVSGSFVDYLLPSAADLPSFTTDRTVTPALTNALGVKGVGEAGTIASTPAIVNGILDAVRQFGVEDIHMPCSPSRVWNAIEEARKRTSAADTNTAHTNTATGDAS; encoded by the coding sequence ATGACCATCACCGAGATCGGCGCACCGCGCACCCGCAAGGAAGACCAGCGACTCATCACGGGGCGCTCGCGCTACACCGACAACATGGTGCTGCCCGGCATGCTGCACATCGCGCTGCTGCGCAGCCCGTTCGCACACGCGAACATCACCTCGCTGAACGTCGACGAGGCGAAGAAGGCGCCGGGCGTCGTCATGGTGCTCACCGGCAAGGATGTAGCCGCTGAGCAGGGCAGCATCCCATCGGCGTGGCCGGTGACGCCGGACCAGAAGGCGGTGCCGTACCTGCCGATCGCGATCGACCGCGTGGCATTCGCCGGCGAGATCGTCGCGTGCGTGATCGCACGCACCGCCGCGCAGGCCAGAGACGCCCTCGACGTCATCGACGTGGACTACGACGAACTTCCCGTCGTGCTCGACCTCGAGGAGGCGTTCACAGACGAGGTGCTCGCCCAGCCGGAACTCGGCACCAACCTGTCCGCGAAGTGGGTCTTCGATTCCGCGGCCGCTGGCACAGGAAGCGACGTAGCAGCTGCGTTGGCCGACAGCGATGTCGTGCTCGAGCGCACCTATTACCAGCAGCGACTGATCCCGGCGTTCATGGAGCCGCGCTCGACCGTCGTTGATCCGACCGGCGAGCAGATCACGATGTGGTCGGCGACGCAGGTGCCGCACATTCTCAAGCTGATGATCTCGCTTGCGCTGGGCATCCCTGAGTCGAAGGTGCGGGTCATCGCACCGGATGTCGGCGGCGGCTTCGGCGGCAAGCTCGCGGTGACCACGGAGGAGTTCATCACCCTGCTGGCCGCCCGGCACACTGGAAAGCCGTGCAAGTACACCGAGACCAGGACCGAATCGCTGATGGGTGCCCACCACGGGCGCGCCCAGGTGCAACGCGTCAAGATCGCGGCGACGAAAGAGGGCGTCGTCACCGGGTTGAGCGTGAACCTGCTCGCCGATATGGGCGCATATCAGAGCCTCATCGGGGGCGGCATCCCGATCCTCGGCGCGTTCATGTTCAACGCGATCTACAAGTTCCCCGCCTACCGCTTCGAGTGCAACAACCTGTTCACCAACAAGGTGGTCACCGGTGCGTACCGCGGCGCGGGACGACCCGAGGCGACGTTCGCGATCGAACGGATCATGGACGACCTCGCCGTCGAACTGAACATGGATCCAATCGAACTGCGCCGCAAGAACTGGATCAAGCACGAAGAGTTCCCGTTTACAACGGTGGCAGGGCTCGAATACGACTCCGGCAACTATGAGGCTGCAACCGACAAGGCACTGGAGCTGTTCGGCTACGACGCCCTGCGCGCCGAGCAGCACGCGCGGCGTGAAGCGGGTGACACCGTGCAACTCGGAATCGGCGTCTCCACCTACACGGAGATGTGCGGGCTTGCGCCGTCACGCGTGCTCGGCTCTCTCGACTATGCGGCGGGCGGTTGGGAGCACGCGCAGATTCGCGTGCTGGCGACCGGCGCGGTCGAGGTGGTCACCGGTATCAGCCCGCATGGACAAGGGCACGAGACCTCGTACAGTCAGATCGTCGCGGATCGCCTCGGCGTGCCGTTTGACAACGTCGAGATCCTGCACGGCGACACGCAAGTGGCGCAAAAGGGCATGGACACCTACGGCTCGCGTTCTCTCGTCGTCGGCGGGATGGCGGTGGTCGCCGCAGCAGACAAGGTGATCGAGAAAGCCAAGACCGTCGCAGCTCATCTGCTGGAAGCCAATCGCGACGACATCGAATTCACGGCCGGCCGATTCGGAGTCAAGGGCACCGACGCGGGAATGACGCTGGGCGAGATCGCCTTCGCCGTCTTCTCGGCACACAACATGCCTGATGGATTCGAGCCCAGCCTGGACTCGGATGCGACTTTCGACCCGGTGAACTTCAACTTTCCGCACGGAACGCACCTGGCCGCGATCGAAGTCGACACGGAGACCGGCGAGGTCAAACTTCGCAGCTACGTCTGCGTCGATGATATCGGCAACGTCATCAACCCGTTGCTGGTCGATGGCCAGGTACACGGCGGTCTCGCACAAGGCATTTCGCAGGCGCTGTTCGAGGAGGCTGTTTATGACGATTCGGGCACCCTGGTGTCCGGCTCGTTCGTCGACTACCTTCTGCCGAGCGCAGCCGACCTGCCGTCATTCACCACGGACCGCACGGTCACCCCGGCACTGACGAACGCGCTCGGTGTCAAAGGCGTCGGTGAGGCGGGAACGATCGCCTCGACGCCCGCGATCGTTAACGGCATTCTCGACGCCGTTCGCCAATTCGGGGTGGAGGACATCCACATGCCCTGCTCACCCAGTCGGGTGTGGAACGCCATCGAAGAAGCCCGCAAGCGCACCAGCGCAGCGGATACCAACACAGCGCATACAAACACAGCGACAGGAGATGCGTCATGA
- a CDS encoding FAD binding domain-containing protein, with translation MIPVAFDYSAPATVEEALALLAEAGDDGKILAGGQSLIPVLKLRMAAPSMVIDLGKIDALRGVSEDGDTLVIGAMTPHQEVATNPLVARYAGLIAKATHTVADPQIRHRGTFGGALVHADPAGDLPAPALAMDAEFVIVGPGGTRTVAAADFFEDLFTTAVGEDEILTQVRIPKKDGWLSHYEKFTRVAQQWSIVGVAVTLRLDGGVIADARVALTNMGSVPLRVPAVEQVLVGRAIDESAIAQATTAVADGTNPPSDLNGDADYRRHLAAVLTRKAVIAAALSAGVS, from the coding sequence ATGATCCCGGTAGCGTTCGACTATTCGGCGCCGGCCACGGTCGAGGAAGCACTCGCGCTGCTGGCCGAGGCGGGCGACGATGGCAAGATCCTGGCAGGCGGGCAGAGCCTGATCCCGGTGCTGAAGCTTCGGATGGCGGCGCCGAGCATGGTGATCGACCTCGGCAAGATCGACGCGTTGCGCGGCGTCAGCGAGGACGGCGACACGCTGGTGATCGGCGCCATGACTCCGCACCAGGAGGTGGCAACCAACCCTCTCGTCGCACGGTACGCCGGACTCATCGCTAAGGCAACGCATACCGTGGCCGACCCGCAGATCCGGCATCGCGGCACGTTCGGCGGCGCACTCGTGCACGCAGACCCCGCCGGTGATCTGCCAGCACCCGCGCTGGCGATGGATGCCGAGTTCGTCATAGTCGGCCCCGGCGGCACCCGCACTGTTGCAGCGGCGGACTTCTTCGAGGATCTGTTCACAACAGCAGTCGGCGAAGATGAGATCCTCACTCAGGTGCGCATCCCGAAGAAAGACGGCTGGCTGAGCCACTACGAAAAATTCACCCGGGTGGCACAACAGTGGTCCATCGTCGGTGTCGCCGTCACGCTGCGTCTTGACGGCGGCGTCATCGCTGATGCCCGCGTTGCACTGACCAACATGGGCTCGGTGCCCTTGCGCGTGCCAGCGGTGGAGCAGGTTCTGGTCGGGCGCGCAATCGACGAGAGCGCGATCGCGCAAGCAACCACAGCCGTCGCGGACGGCACAAATCCTCCCAGCGATCTGAACGGCGACGCAGATTATCGACGCCACCTCGCAGCGGTGCTGACACGCAAGGCGGTCATCGCTGCTGCCCTATCAGCAGGAGTCTCATGA